The Cucumis melo cultivar AY chromosome 6, USDA_Cmelo_AY_1.0, whole genome shotgun sequence genome includes a region encoding these proteins:
- the LOC103496813 gene encoding UTP--glucose-1-phosphate uridylyltransferase, with the protein MASAATLSPADTEKLSKLKASVSGLTQISENEKSGFINLVSRYLSGEAQHVEWSKIQTPTDEVVVPYDSLAPVPNDPAETKKLLDKLVVLKLNGGLGTTMGCTGPKSVIEVRNGLTFLDLIVIQIENLNSKYGCNVPLLLMNSFNTHDDTQKIIEKYKGSNVDIHTFNQSQYPRLVAEDYLPLPSKGRTDKDGWYPPGHGDVFPSLKNSGKLDALIAQGKEYVFVANSDNLGAVVDLQILNHLIQNKNEYCMEVTPKTLADVKGGTLISYEGKVQLLEIAQVPDEHVNEFKSIQKFKIFNTNNLWVNLKAIKRLVEANALKMEIIPNPKEVDGIKVLQLETAAGAAIRFFDHAIGINVPRSRFLPVKATSDLLLVQSDLYTLVDGFVLRNKARKDPSNPSIELGPEFKKVGNFLSRFKSIPSIIELDSLKVVGDVSFGAGVVLKGKVTISAKPGTKLAVPDNAVIANKEINGPEDF; encoded by the exons ATGGCCTCTGCTGCTACTCTTAGCCCTGCTGATACTGAGAAGCTTTCCAAGCTTAAAGCTTCTGTTTCTGGACTTACCCAGATTAG TGAGAATGAGAAATCTGGATTTATCAACCTTGTCTCTCGCTATCTCAG TGGGGAAGCACAGCATGTTGAATGGAGCAAGATCCAGACTCCAACAGATGAAGTAGTGGTTCCTTATGATTCCTTGGCACCTGTACCTAATG ATCCTGCTGAAACTAAGAAACTATTGGACAAACTTGTTGTTTTGAAGCTTAATGGAGGTTTGGGGACCACAATGGGCTGCACCGGTCCTAA GTCAGTCATTGAAGTCCGGAATGGTTTGACATTTCTCGACTTGATTGTTATCCAAATAGAG AATCTTAATTCCAAATATGGGTGCAACGTTCCTTTACTTCTGATGAACTCATTTAACACTCATGATGATACCCAAAAG ATCATTGAAAAATACAAAGGTTCAAATGTGGATATTCATACATTCAACCAG AGCCAATATCCACGTTTGGTTGCTGAGGACTATCTTCCACTCCCTAGCAAAGGACGCACTGACAAGGATGGATG GTACCCTCCTGGACATGGTGATGTTTTCCCATCCTTGAAAAACAGCGGCAAACTTGATGCCCTGATAGCTCAG GGCAAGGAATATGTCTTTGTTGCAAACTCTGACAACTTAGGTGCCGTTGTGGACTTGC AAATTTTAAATCATTTGATACAGAACAAGAATGAGTACTGCATGGAG GTGACTCCCAAAACCTTGGCTGATGTGAAGGGTGGTACTCTTATTTCTTATGAAGGGAAGGTTCAG TTGCTTGAAATTGCTCAAGTCCCTGATGAACAT GTCAATGAATTCAAGTCAATTcagaaattcaaaattttcaacacTAACAATTT GTGGGTGAACTTGAAAGCAATCAAAAGGCTTGTGGAAGCCAATGCACTTAAGATGGAGATTATTCCAAATCCCAAG GAAGTTGATGGGATTAAAGTTCTTCAGCTCGAAACAGCAGCTGGTGCAGCTATCAGG TTCTTTGATCATGCAATTGGTATTAATGTGCCACGATCACGATTTCTTCCAGTCAAAGCAACTTCAGATTTGCTTCTTGTCCAG TCTGATCTCTATACTCTAGTTGATGGCTTTGTCCTTCGCAACAAGGCTAGAAAAGATCCTTCCAATCCTTCTATTGAATTGGGGCCCGAATTCAAGAAG GTTGGTAACTTCCTGAGCCGATTCAAGTCAATTCCGAGCATCATTGAACTTGATAGCCTTAAAGTGGTTGGCGATGTTTCGTTCGGGGCTGGTGTCGTTCTCAAG GGGAAAGTGACTATTTCGGCTAAACCAGGGACAAAATTGGCTGTACCCGATAACGCCGTAATAGCAAACAAG GAAATCAATGGCCCAGAAGATTTCTAA
- the LOC103496813 gene encoding UTP--glucose-1-phosphate uridylyltransferase isoform X1: protein MGCSENEKSGFINLVSRYLSGEAQHVEWSKIQTPTDEVVVPYDSLAPVPNDPAETKKLLDKLVVLKLNGGLGTTMGCTGPKSVIEVRNGLTFLDLIVIQIENLNSKYGCNVPLLLMNSFNTHDDTQKIIEKYKGSNVDIHTFNQSQYPRLVAEDYLPLPSKGRTDKDGWYPPGHGDVFPSLKNSGKLDALIAQGKEYVFVANSDNLGAVVDLQILNHLIQNKNEYCMEVTPKTLADVKGGTLISYEGKVQLLEIAQVPDEHVNEFKSIQKFKIFNTNNLWVNLKAIKRLVEANALKMEIIPNPKEVDGIKVLQLETAAGAAIRFFDHAIGINVPRSRFLPVKATSDLLLVQSDLYTLVDGFVLRNKARKDPSNPSIELGPEFKKVGNFLSRFKSIPSIIELDSLKVVGDVSFGAGVVLKGKVTISAKPGTKLAVPDNAVIANKEINGPEDF, encoded by the exons ATGGGTTGTAG TGAGAATGAGAAATCTGGATTTATCAACCTTGTCTCTCGCTATCTCAG TGGGGAAGCACAGCATGTTGAATGGAGCAAGATCCAGACTCCAACAGATGAAGTAGTGGTTCCTTATGATTCCTTGGCACCTGTACCTAATG ATCCTGCTGAAACTAAGAAACTATTGGACAAACTTGTTGTTTTGAAGCTTAATGGAGGTTTGGGGACCACAATGGGCTGCACCGGTCCTAA GTCAGTCATTGAAGTCCGGAATGGTTTGACATTTCTCGACTTGATTGTTATCCAAATAGAG AATCTTAATTCCAAATATGGGTGCAACGTTCCTTTACTTCTGATGAACTCATTTAACACTCATGATGATACCCAAAAG ATCATTGAAAAATACAAAGGTTCAAATGTGGATATTCATACATTCAACCAG AGCCAATATCCACGTTTGGTTGCTGAGGACTATCTTCCACTCCCTAGCAAAGGACGCACTGACAAGGATGGATG GTACCCTCCTGGACATGGTGATGTTTTCCCATCCTTGAAAAACAGCGGCAAACTTGATGCCCTGATAGCTCAG GGCAAGGAATATGTCTTTGTTGCAAACTCTGACAACTTAGGTGCCGTTGTGGACTTGC AAATTTTAAATCATTTGATACAGAACAAGAATGAGTACTGCATGGAG GTGACTCCCAAAACCTTGGCTGATGTGAAGGGTGGTACTCTTATTTCTTATGAAGGGAAGGTTCAG TTGCTTGAAATTGCTCAAGTCCCTGATGAACAT GTCAATGAATTCAAGTCAATTcagaaattcaaaattttcaacacTAACAATTT GTGGGTGAACTTGAAAGCAATCAAAAGGCTTGTGGAAGCCAATGCACTTAAGATGGAGATTATTCCAAATCCCAAG GAAGTTGATGGGATTAAAGTTCTTCAGCTCGAAACAGCAGCTGGTGCAGCTATCAGG TTCTTTGATCATGCAATTGGTATTAATGTGCCACGATCACGATTTCTTCCAGTCAAAGCAACTTCAGATTTGCTTCTTGTCCAG TCTGATCTCTATACTCTAGTTGATGGCTTTGTCCTTCGCAACAAGGCTAGAAAAGATCCTTCCAATCCTTCTATTGAATTGGGGCCCGAATTCAAGAAG GTTGGTAACTTCCTGAGCCGATTCAAGTCAATTCCGAGCATCATTGAACTTGATAGCCTTAAAGTGGTTGGCGATGTTTCGTTCGGGGCTGGTGTCGTTCTCAAG GGGAAAGTGACTATTTCGGCTAAACCAGGGACAAAATTGGCTGTACCCGATAACGCCGTAATAGCAAACAAG GAAATCAATGGCCCAGAAGATTTCTAA